The Lycium barbarum isolate Lr01 chromosome 12, ASM1917538v2, whole genome shotgun sequence genome includes a region encoding these proteins:
- the LOC132623851 gene encoding serine/threonine-protein kinase STY13, translated as MVDTKDFLNLESSLSNPFGNFSDGDDFSAQNVVSIDRKLLIDLHQLSIGPMISDGPYSVVYEGLYKSMPVAIKIIQPDMSANVSPERKEKFQREVTLLSKVKHDNIVKFIGASMEPTLMLVTELMRGGTLQKYLWSTRPHCPDLKLSLSFALGISRAMEYLHSVGIIHRDLKPSNLLLTEDKTIVKLADFGLAREGADSEMTTEAGTYRWMAPEMFSVEPIKVGVKKYYNHKVDVYSFSMILWELLTNSTPFKGRSNIMVAYATATKLRPSMDNIPREIEPLLSSCWAEDPAERPEFEQISDFLANVLRNVCASQTSSPNMFETEHPTGKELVNSPVMNCLMDKDAENSKKKNRSSCCCFMSAYNDSL; from the exons ATGGTGGATACTAAAGATTTTCTCAATCTTGAATCTTCACTTTCTAACCCTTTTGGGAATTTTTCTGATGGTGATGATTTTTCTGCTCAAAATGTTGTTAGCATTGATAGGAAGCTACTTATTGATTTACACCAGCTTTCTATTGGTCCTATGATCAGTGATGGTCCTTATTCTGTTGTTTATGAAGGATT ATATAAATCCATGCCTGTTGCAATAAAAATAATACAGCCAGACATGTCGGCAAATGTGAGTCCCGAGCGGAAAGAGAAATTCCAGAGGGAGGTCACTTTACTATCTAAAGTGAAGCATGACAATATTGTGAAG TTTATTGGTGCCTCTATGGAACCAACATTGATGTTAGTTACAGAGCTAATGAGAGGTGGCACGCTTCAGAAGTACTTGTGGAGCACCCGACCACATTGTCCAGATTTGAAACTTTCTCTCAGTTTTGCATTGGGAATCTCTCGAGCAATGGAGTATTTACATTCAGTTGGCATTATTCACCGCGACTTGAAGCCAA GTAATTTACTCCTCACAGAAGACAAGACAATAGTTAAACTAGCTGACTTTGGGTTAGCTAGGGAGGGGGCTGACTCTGAAATGACAACAGAAGCTGGTACATACCGCTGGATGGCTCCGGAG ATGTTCAGCGTTGAACCAATTAAAGTTGGAGTGAAGAAATACTACAATCATAAAGTGGATGTCTACAGTTTCTCAATGATCCTGTGGGAGCTTCTCACCAACAGCACTCCGTTTAAGGGAAGAAGCAACATTATGGTGGCATATGCTACAGCTACG AAACTGCGTCCCAGCATGGATAATATTCCGAGGGAAATAGAACCCCTTCTTAGCTCTTGCTGGGCAGAGGATCCAGCAGAACGGCCAGAATTTGAGCAAATATCAGATTTCCTTGCAAACGTTCTTCGCAATGTGTGTGCCTCACAGACTTCTTCTCCGAATATGTTTGAGACGGAGCATCCCACAGGCAAAGAGTTGGTCAATTCTCCTGTCATGAATTGTTTGATGGACAAGGATGCAGAAAATAGCAAGAAAAAAAACAGGAGTTCATGTTGTTGCTTCATGAGTGCCTATAATGATTCTCTCTGA